From the genome of Nitrosomonas sp. Is79A3:
CAGTAATGTTTCACAGGCGCGGCGTTGCGCATTGGATAAGCGCCCTTGGCGAAGAACGAAGCTGCGTATGGTTTGTTGCATCGTCTGGTAAAATTGGGGGCGTGCGTGCGGGGAATTAGGCCGGTTTACCTGTTGCTGATTTCTTTGTAACTGTGTCTGAATTGGCGATGACGCCATCCGTTGGCGAGCTGGGGCTGGCGCTGTAGAGTTTTTTTGCCATGCGTCCGGCCAGATACGCTTCACGTCCGGCTTCAACGGCTTTGCGCATTGCGGATGCCATCAATACCGGATTTCTGGCTGCAGCAATCGCCGTGTTCATCAGTACGCCATCGCAACCCAATTCCATCGCAATGGTTGCATCGGACGCCGTGCCGACACCCGCATCGACCAATACCGGGATTTTTGCATTGTCGATGATGATTTGCAGATTCCATGGATTCAAAATGCCCATGCCCGAGCCAATTAACGAAGCCAACGGCATGACGGCGACACAACCCATGTCTTCCAGTTGTTTGGCAATAATCGGATCGTCCGAAGTGTATACCATCACCTGAAAATCCTCCTTGATCAGAATCTCCGCGGCTTTCAGGGTTTCCACCATGTTCGGATACAGTGTTTTGGGATCACCCAGCACTTCCAGTTTGACCAGACTGTGCCCATCCAGTAATTCACGCGCCAGGCGCAGTGTGCGCACCGCGTCTTCAACGGTATAACAGCCCGCTGTGTTGGGTAATAAGGTGTATTGCGAGGGCGGCAAAACCTCCAACAGATTGGGTTCATTAGAATTTTGCCCGATATTCGTGCGCCGGATCGCGACAGTAATGATCTCAGCACCGCTTGCTTCAACGGTTGCGCGGGTTTCGTTGAAATCCTTGTATTTACCTGTGCCGACCAGTAACCGGGATGTATAGATTTTGCTGGCAATAACTAAGTTATCCATGAAATTCTTTTTTGTACCAAAGGTATATTTGTTGAATAGCGCGAGATTTAACCGCCACCGACGGCCACCACAACTTCCAGCTGATCCCCATGAACCAGAATTTGTTCCGAGAATTGGCTGCGCGGAATAATCTCGCCATTGCGCTCTATGGCGATGCGTTTGCCGTGCAATGCAAGATGGTCGATAAGCTGCGTCACGTTAATCGGCGACTCAAATTGCTGCGGTTGTCCATTAATGGTGAGTTGTATCATAGATGATAAAGCAGGGATTGATATTTCAGGTTAGCCAAATGATGAACAATCAAAAATCAGGATGAATTTTATCATGTGGGGATTGGGTAATTTGAAAAATTTATGGATATTACTTTGAGTCGGCTCAGTTTTACTAAAACGGCTGTTGAAAAACTATCTGTGTTGCTAGTATTGGATTCGTGATTCGGTACCTGACCCCGGCGGCTTACCTCAGCGACTTGTCTGAAAAAAACTTAGATAATTACTATTTGAATCAATTTTTTTATAAAACATCTTTATAATGGACGATTGGAATGTCTATCAATAATTACATGGTGTGGTTCCCTTGAGATTGAGCAGATTTGAAATAGTCGGAGGAGTAGCTGCGCTTCTAGCGGCAATACATGTGGCTAAAAAAAACGATAGAATCGACCATAGTGCACTTATACTACTCAGTGTTGCTGCCCTCTCCTTCCTGCTTCCAGAGTTGGTCACTCTGTTCTCAAAAGTAAAGAAGGTCAAATGGGGAGAATTCGAAGCGGAATTTGAAAAAGATCTCCGAAAGTTGGAACAGAAGATTGTCGTTGCGGAGAGCGAAACGCGAACAAGTAAGCGTTCTAGTGGCGTTAGTTATGCACCGCTGTATGATTCATACGTCAAAGAGTATCAAAGTATAGTGTCGAGTCCGTTGCCAGGACGTGAAAAAATCATTCTAGGTGCAGTGCTTGCTGAGAGAATGATCCAAGAGACTGTTAATGAACTGGAGTTAAGTAAATCTGGTCGATTAGGTGCCAGAACGGGGATGCAACTCCTTTTAGAAGAAGGATTTATCACATCATCCGAGGTCGATGCATTCGAGGAATTCTGGAAAGTCAGAAATACGGCAGTACATGGGCCTGCAGATGGTCTTTCGGAGCATCAAATCTCGCGCCTTCTCGATTTGCTGTGGCGTTTGGTTAAAGTTTTCGGTTGAAATACCCAATAAAGTGCTAGTAAGGGTGGGGCCAAAGGGTGGGGCCAGGTCGCGAATTGAGAATATAGCCGATGTAGCCGATGAATTAAATTTGATTTTTGTTTTGTAACCTGGTGGTGTGCGTTGCCGGTATTGGATTCGAGATTCGGTTCCTGACCCTAACGATTATCGCCTATCATGCCGCAGGCCATATCAGTATAAGCAAGCGACATTAAATTGAAGCCGGGGCACGCCAAATAGCGAACCCAGGCTTGCAACTATGCAATCCCTTGCGGGATCAGATGCCGAAACCGCCAGGTGAATAGATGAAGTCATCAGCGGCAAGTGCCGTGCCGATCACCTTGATGGCCATATCGGCTGTGCCATCACCGTTGGCATCGGCCTGAAGCGTCTGAACGCCCGCTGCCGTTGTCACCCGCAGTTCGGCCCCACCGGTTGCCGAGAAAGCCGACGCGCCAATAAAGGTCTGCGATGCGGTGAATTGTAGGGGTGCCAGCATGATCAGGTCTTCAGCGCCATTGAAATCCGTGATCGTGTCGGCTGCGGCCACCGTGGAATCGGCCAAGTTGTCAAATACAAATCGATCAGCGCCAGTGCCACCCGTCAACCGGTCGGTGCCAAGCGAGCCCGTCAGGCGGTCGTTCCCCGCATCGCCACGCAGCGTGTCTGCACCAGATGAGGCGAGAATGTTGTCATTGCCATCGCCACCGGACAGGGTGTTACCTGTGGTTTCTCCGAATTCGCCGCCAAAGATATTGTCGTTTCCGCCAGCGCCGTTGATGATGTCGCTGCCATTGAAGCCATAAAGATCATTGTCGCCGTTCGAGCCGGTGATCGTATCATTGAGGTTCGAACCCCAGACCTGCTCGACATTAACAATCGTATCGTATCCATCAGCCTTTGTATTCTGGGCCTTGGTAATACGAAGATCAACAGTCACCCCGCGCGTGCCCGTGACCCCGCGATAGTCCACCGCATCATATCCCAGCTCGCCGTCCAGATAGTCGTTACCAGCACCGCCGATCATGCCATCATTGCCGTTGCCACCAAACAGCCGGTCATTGTCAGCGCCGCCATCCATCGTATCGTGACCGTCCATACCATAGATCGTGTCGCGTCCTGTGCCACCGAACAACTTGTCACTGCCTAAAAATCCAGTGATTGTGTCGTTGCCGCCAAGGCCATATATTTCGTCGCC
Proteins encoded in this window:
- a CDS encoding thiazole synthase, encoding MDNLVIASKIYTSRLLVGTGKYKDFNETRATVEASGAEIITVAIRRTNIGQNSNEPNLLEVLPPSQYTLLPNTAGCYTVEDAVRTLRLARELLDGHSLVKLEVLGDPKTLYPNMVETLKAAEILIKEDFQVMVYTSDDPIIAKQLEDMGCVAVMPLASLIGSGMGILNPWNLQIIIDNAKIPVLVDAGVGTASDATIAMELGCDGVLMNTAIAAARNPVLMASAMRKAVEAGREAYLAGRMAKKLYSASPSSPTDGVIANSDTVTKKSATGKPA
- the thiS gene encoding sulfur carrier protein ThiS, with translation MIQLTINGQPQQFESPINVTQLIDHLALHGKRIAIERNGEIIPRSQFSEQILVHGDQLEVVVAVGGG
- a CDS encoding M10 family metallopeptidase C-terminal domain-containing protein yields the protein MAIINGTELNDILTALNVDINGIGDEIYGLGGNDTITGFLGSDKLFGGTGRDTIYGMDGHDTMDGGADNDRLFGGNGNDGMIGGAGNDYLDGELGYDAVDYRGVTGTRGVTVDLRITKAQNTKADGYDTIVNVEQVWGSNLNDTITGSNGDNDLYGFNGSDIINGAGGNDNIFGGEFGETTGNTLSGGDGNDNILASSGADTLRGDAGNDRLTGSLGTDRLTGGTGADRFVFDNLADSTVAAADTITDFNGAEDLIMLAPLQFTASQTFIGASAFSATGGAELRVTTAAGVQTLQADANGDGTADMAIKVIGTALAADDFIYSPGGFGI